A portion of the Myxococcales bacterium genome contains these proteins:
- a CDS encoding queuosine precursor transporter — MSEPSGTPPFAAMDARAKLFVYLGAVFVSCLLLGDIIGGKTIATPLGPISVGILPFPVTFLLTDVVNDFYGRRGARFLTFLGFFMALLAWFVLQLSTWLRPDVSTYFTQGEFEKIFGGSAQLFVASMIAYMIGQLLDIQVFQFWKALTESRHLWLRATGSTVLSQLVDTITINVVFWSWTGARDPSSFLGRMAPMERWDWIFRKIGREYGIKLVVAICLTPVVYAIHGAIVRGLRIEPAPAERKKP; from the coding sequence ATGAGCGAACCCTCCGGCACGCCGCCCTTCGCCGCCATGGACGCGCGCGCGAAGCTCTTCGTCTACTTGGGCGCCGTCTTCGTATCGTGCCTCCTCTTGGGAGACATCATCGGCGGCAAGACCATCGCGACGCCGCTGGGTCCCATCTCCGTCGGCATCTTGCCCTTTCCCGTGACGTTTCTTCTGACGGACGTCGTCAACGACTTCTACGGCCGACGGGGCGCTCGTTTTCTTACGTTCCTCGGCTTTTTCATGGCGCTCTTGGCCTGGTTCGTCCTGCAGCTCTCGACGTGGCTCCGGCCCGACGTCTCGACGTATTTCACGCAAGGCGAGTTCGAGAAGATCTTTGGCGGGAGCGCGCAGCTCTTCGTGGCGTCGATGATCGCCTACATGATCGGGCAGCTCCTCGACATCCAGGTGTTTCAGTTCTGGAAGGCGCTCACCGAGTCGAGGCACTTGTGGCTTCGCGCCACGGGCTCCACGGTCCTGAGTCAGCTCGTCGACACGATCACCATCAACGTCGTGTTCTGGTCGTGGACCGGCGCGCGCGATCCGTCGTCGTTCTTAGGACGCATGGCGCCGATGGAGCGGTGGGACTGGATCTTCCGCAAGATTGGGCGCGAATACGGCATCAAGCTGGTCGTGGCCATTTGTTTGACCCCGGTTGTCTACGCGATTCACGGCGCCATCGTGCGCGGCCTGCGCATCGAGCCGGCGCCGGCGGAGCGCAAGAAGCCATGA
- a CDS encoding HAMP domain-containing protein, producing MAFGLLAALSTAGLGLLLRESRIIEETTRFQREVRSACTRVADEVKRQAESDRRLIASSCAKGDLVDRVLVSIEAGQLDERRLALATGVPTLREAFGLDGLVLVTGGGEVLGADPKPLLNIPADEVRLLVAGAPGNFLRGTRTMTGLVARCRKDEGRRTVALVGVRDATALLGRLGATAGVDIVPHQGAIYLSSRQEERARCAITDPSGASLELSVTKSKSALVETLERTDRTVLYASLASAGAALLLGILLARSLSRPLSALAEQAGKVAEGDAKPLELRGSREVRDVADAFNRMLRDLEGTRRRLAAASRIAAWREVARRVAHEVKNPLAPIRAAVETLRRLRARNDPRFDEYFDEATRTVLDEVHRISNIVTEFTKFARLPAPKVREENLLELCERVVGLQRAVAGETRIEIRAEAGLPRVVCDADQIVQVLTNLVQNAVEAVRGLRTPKVFVDVELEGDTRVAISVRDTGPGVAVELTPRLFEPYATTKVQGTGLGLAIAQRIAVEHGGELAYVGEPGSGATFRLILPVRGPESPRHDGGDAPSEAPLS from the coding sequence TTGGCCTTCGGCCTGCTCGCGGCGCTGTCGACGGCGGGTTTGGGCCTTCTCTTGCGCGAGTCGCGCATCATCGAAGAGACGACGCGATTTCAGCGCGAGGTTCGCTCCGCGTGCACCCGCGTAGCCGACGAGGTCAAGCGCCAGGCGGAGAGCGACCGCCGCCTCATCGCGAGCTCGTGCGCGAAGGGTGACCTGGTCGACCGTGTTCTCGTCTCCATCGAAGCAGGGCAACTCGACGAGCGGCGGCTAGCCCTCGCCACGGGCGTGCCGACGCTCCGCGAGGCGTTCGGCCTCGACGGCCTCGTGCTCGTGACCGGCGGCGGCGAGGTGCTCGGCGCCGACCCGAAGCCGCTCCTCAACATTCCCGCCGATGAGGTTCGGCTCCTCGTAGCCGGTGCGCCGGGAAATTTTCTTCGTGGCACGCGCACCATGACGGGACTCGTCGCGCGCTGTCGGAAGGACGAGGGCCGTAGAACGGTGGCCCTCGTGGGCGTACGCGACGCGACGGCGTTGCTCGGCCGGCTGGGCGCCACCGCCGGCGTCGACATCGTGCCGCACCAGGGGGCGATCTACCTCTCGTCGCGGCAAGAAGAGCGAGCCCGTTGCGCCATCACCGACCCGAGCGGCGCGTCGCTCGAACTCTCCGTGACCAAATCGAAGAGCGCGCTCGTCGAGACCCTCGAGCGCACCGACCGCACGGTCCTCTACGCGTCGCTGGCGTCGGCGGGCGCAGCGCTGCTCCTTGGCATCCTGCTCGCGCGGAGCCTCAGTCGGCCGCTTTCGGCGCTGGCAGAGCAAGCAGGCAAGGTTGCCGAGGGGGACGCCAAGCCGCTCGAGCTGCGGGGGTCACGCGAAGTCCGCGACGTGGCCGACGCGTTCAACCGAATGCTCCGCGATCTGGAGGGGACGCGTCGGCGCCTCGCTGCTGCCTCGCGCATCGCCGCGTGGCGCGAGGTGGCACGCCGCGTCGCCCACGAGGTCAAGAATCCCCTCGCGCCGATCCGCGCCGCGGTGGAGACGCTCAGGCGCCTTCGGGCGCGCAATGATCCGCGTTTCGACGAGTACTTCGACGAAGCCACGCGGACCGTGCTCGACGAGGTGCACCGCATCTCGAACATCGTCACCGAGTTCACGAAGTTCGCGCGCCTCCCGGCGCCGAAGGTCCGCGAGGAGAACCTCCTCGAGCTCTGCGAGCGCGTGGTCGGCCTCCAACGGGCCGTGGCCGGTGAGACTCGCATCGAGATCCGCGCCGAGGCGGGGCTGCCTCGCGTCGTCTGCGACGCGGACCAGATCGTCCAGGTGCTCACGAACCTCGTCCAGAACGCCGTTGAAGCGGTGCGTGGCCTCCGTACGCCGAAGGTCTTCGTCGACGTCGAGCTCGAGGGCGACACGCGCGTCGCCATCAGCGTGCGCGACACGGGACCAGGCGTGGCGGTTGAATTGACGCCGCGCCTCTTCGAGCCCTACGCCACGACCAAGGTGCAAGGAACCGGTCTCGGCCTGGCCATCGCTCAGCGCATCGCGGTGGAACACGGTGGCGAGCTCGCATACGTTGGCGAGCCCGGGAGTGGCGCTACGTTCCGGCTCATCTTGCCGGTTCGCGGGCCCGAGTCTCCCCGTCACGACGGCGGCGACGCGCCGTCGGAAGCCCCTCTCTCCTGA
- a CDS encoding PBP1A family penicillin-binding protein, with the protein MSEPLAPPEKPGPGRKRAPESSVLPKNVRRAAPFAESESAGAEAVAEKPSGGAPRQRGARGARRGFWRGLLVWTGRLTLLGVVLALVALAVAFAYVRRIEATLPAAIDLKSTYHPAQVTRVLARDGTLLAELFTERRTVVPIKSLPAHVKLAVLAAEDASFYEHEGLNYFGIARAFIVNLKAGRKRQGGSTITQQVVKNLILDSEKTYERKLREALLSRRIEQELTKDEILELYLNHIYFGHGRYGVEEAARHLFGKAAREISIAEAALLAGLPAGPELFSPRRDLRRSLTRRAFVLGQMREKGFLPEAAYLEAMAEPVHLAASEAPQSELAPEAVELARRMLAKVEPERSKRGGFVIKTTIDPKLQAAARKALREGLVAYDKRKGVVGPLKEPTPDKKGRVAKPTASRELLADGLPEKNKTYVGTVTGVDDVKGTIEVRLGAVTGVALLRDHERYNPQKLSPSAFAPIGSFVRVTALGAPDAPLAAAAPTTTIDGGVADAGTSALARSKIPLRLELGPEGALVALDVRTRQIVALVGSYEAQSGGLDRATQAKRQPGSTFKPIVYAQALRTRRFTPASLLDVTPATFAGGYRPANYEGWKDSEPLRLREVLANSVNVAAVRVIEDVGPAGVVELARAMGIESTMKPDLSLALGSYEVSPMELAGAYATLAAGGLYAEPQVVLSIQGPDGAPVALPSVPPARRVLSEPEAFLTTSLLTSVVERGTGQKAKELGRPVAGKTGTSNGSKDTWFAGYSPDVASVVWIGFDDGNLLGRGETGGGTALPAWVSFMKSAVEGKAKTEFARPGGIVQVSIDKRTGLLPYDGDVDVIDELFLEGTEPKDVATPSEAAGADAGIGEDARHEALGDTVPKSN; encoded by the coding sequence GTGTCCGAGCCGCTCGCTCCCCCAGAAAAGCCCGGCCCCGGACGGAAGCGGGCTCCCGAGTCCAGCGTTCTTCCCAAGAACGTGAGGCGCGCCGCTCCATTTGCTGAATCCGAGTCAGCGGGCGCCGAGGCGGTCGCCGAGAAACCGAGCGGCGGCGCTCCCCGTCAGCGTGGCGCTCGCGGCGCACGGCGCGGCTTCTGGCGCGGCCTCCTCGTTTGGACCGGACGACTCACGCTGCTCGGCGTCGTGCTCGCCCTCGTCGCGCTCGCCGTGGCCTTCGCCTACGTCCGCCGCATCGAGGCCACGCTGCCGGCTGCCATCGACCTCAAGAGCACGTACCACCCGGCGCAAGTGACACGCGTCCTCGCGCGCGACGGCACGCTCTTGGCGGAGCTCTTCACCGAGCGGCGCACCGTCGTTCCCATCAAGAGCCTGCCGGCCCACGTCAAGCTGGCGGTCCTCGCAGCCGAGGACGCGAGCTTCTACGAGCACGAGGGACTCAACTACTTCGGCATCGCGCGCGCCTTCATCGTGAACCTGAAGGCCGGCCGCAAGCGCCAAGGCGGCTCGACGATCACGCAGCAGGTCGTCAAGAACCTGATCCTCGACTCCGAGAAGACCTACGAGCGCAAGCTTCGCGAGGCGTTGCTCTCGCGCCGCATCGAGCAAGAGCTCACGAAGGACGAGATCCTCGAGCTCTACCTGAACCACATCTATTTTGGTCACGGGCGCTACGGCGTCGAAGAGGCGGCGCGGCACCTCTTCGGCAAGGCGGCTCGCGAGATCTCCATCGCCGAGGCGGCCCTCCTTGCTGGACTTCCTGCGGGGCCCGAGCTCTTCAGCCCGCGCCGCGACCTTCGTCGCTCGCTCACGCGTCGCGCCTTCGTCTTGGGGCAAATGCGTGAGAAGGGCTTCCTGCCCGAGGCCGCATACCTTGAGGCGATGGCGGAGCCCGTGCACCTCGCGGCGAGTGAGGCTCCCCAAAGCGAGCTCGCGCCGGAGGCCGTCGAGCTCGCGCGCCGCATGCTCGCCAAGGTTGAACCGGAGCGCTCGAAGCGTGGAGGCTTCGTCATCAAGACGACCATCGATCCGAAGCTCCAGGCGGCGGCTCGCAAGGCGCTCCGCGAAGGCCTCGTGGCGTACGACAAGCGAAAGGGGGTCGTTGGGCCTCTCAAAGAGCCCACCCCCGACAAGAAGGGGCGCGTCGCAAAGCCCACGGCGTCGCGCGAACTCTTGGCCGACGGCCTGCCCGAGAAGAACAAGACGTACGTCGGCACGGTGACCGGCGTGGATGATGTCAAGGGCACGATCGAGGTGCGGCTTGGAGCCGTCACCGGTGTAGCGCTCCTGCGCGATCACGAGCGCTACAACCCGCAGAAGTTGAGCCCCAGTGCGTTTGCTCCCATCGGCAGCTTCGTGCGCGTGACGGCTCTAGGCGCCCCCGACGCTCCGCTCGCCGCTGCCGCGCCGACGACGACCATCGACGGAGGCGTCGCCGACGCGGGCACGAGCGCCCTCGCACGCTCCAAGATCCCGCTGCGGCTGGAGCTCGGGCCCGAAGGAGCCCTCGTAGCCCTCGACGTTCGGACGCGGCAGATCGTGGCGCTGGTGGGAAGCTACGAGGCGCAGAGCGGTGGCCTTGATCGCGCGACGCAGGCCAAGCGTCAGCCCGGTTCGACCTTCAAGCCGATCGTCTACGCCCAAGCGTTGCGCACGCGCCGCTTCACTCCCGCGTCGCTGCTCGACGTCACGCCGGCAACCTTCGCCGGCGGCTATCGTCCCGCGAACTACGAAGGGTGGAAGGACAGCGAGCCGCTGCGGCTGCGCGAGGTTCTGGCGAACTCCGTCAACGTCGCGGCGGTGCGCGTCATCGAAGACGTGGGCCCCGCGGGGGTCGTGGAGCTGGCGCGCGCCATGGGCATCGAGTCCACGATGAAGCCCGATCTCTCGCTCGCGCTCGGCAGCTACGAGGTCAGTCCCATGGAGCTGGCAGGCGCCTACGCGACGCTCGCTGCCGGCGGCCTCTACGCCGAGCCGCAAGTGGTCCTCTCGATCCAAGGTCCTGACGGTGCGCCCGTCGCGCTGCCCAGCGTTCCGCCGGCGCGTCGCGTCCTCTCGGAGCCCGAGGCCTTCTTGACGACGAGCCTCCTCACGAGCGTTGTCGAGCGGGGCACGGGTCAAAAGGCCAAGGAGCTGGGCAGGCCCGTGGCGGGAAAGACGGGCACCAGCAACGGCTCGAAGGACACATGGTTCGCCGGGTATTCGCCTGACGTCGCGTCCGTCGTTTGGATTGGCTTCGACGACGGCAACCTGCTCGGCCGCGGCGAGACGGGGGGCGGTACGGCGCTTCCCGCCTGGGTCTCCTTCATGAAGAGCGCCGTTGAAGGCAAGGCCAAGACTGAGTTCGCGCGGCCCGGGGGCATCGTTCAAGTCTCCATCGACAAGCGTACCGGGCTCCTGCCCTATGACGGCGACGTTGACGTCATCGACGAGCTCTTCCTTGAGGGAACGGAGCCGAAAGACGTCGCGACGCCCTCGGAGGCCGCCGGCGCCGATGCGGGCATCGGCGAAGACGCGCGGCACGAGGCGCTCGGTGATACGGTTCCCAAGTCGAACTGA
- a CDS encoding RNA polymerase subunit sigma-70, producing MKEQALVAAFLAGLAVGSEGPFASAAEEGRLLRELTALLDGAGAAWPGIDVAPESFVAYVAARIGTATDLSRVRAADLFIACACAQGNGAAVAALDAKVGPTLSESLRRMRLTDAQIDDVLQGLRRLLFTGDEVAPPRIAEYAGQGDLIGWLRVSATRSALKLLRREKREVPEPELLVERTAEGDPELFYMKALYRDAFKVAFQRALDSLSDREKNLLRQHVVDELSIDDLGRLYQVHRATAARWLASARETLLMRTRSYFAAAARVSNEECESVLRMVQSQLDATIRRRLEGSG from the coding sequence GTGAAGGAACAAGCGTTGGTGGCAGCCTTTTTGGCGGGCCTTGCGGTTGGCTCGGAAGGACCGTTCGCGTCGGCGGCGGAGGAAGGTCGCCTTCTGCGCGAGCTGACAGCGCTGCTCGATGGCGCCGGAGCTGCGTGGCCCGGCATCGACGTCGCTCCCGAATCGTTCGTGGCGTACGTCGCGGCACGCATCGGCACGGCGACGGATCTCTCACGTGTCCGCGCCGCGGACCTCTTCATCGCGTGCGCCTGCGCGCAGGGAAACGGGGCCGCCGTCGCCGCGCTGGACGCGAAGGTGGGGCCCACGCTCTCGGAGTCGCTGCGCCGCATGCGCCTCACCGATGCGCAGATCGACGACGTCCTTCAGGGGCTCCGGCGTCTGCTCTTCACGGGCGATGAGGTGGCGCCGCCGCGCATCGCCGAATACGCGGGCCAGGGCGATCTCATCGGCTGGCTCCGCGTGAGCGCGACGCGAAGCGCCCTCAAGCTGCTTCGTCGCGAGAAGCGCGAGGTGCCGGAGCCGGAGCTCCTCGTGGAGCGAACGGCCGAGGGGGACCCGGAGCTCTTTTACATGAAGGCTCTCTACCGCGACGCCTTCAAGGTGGCCTTTCAGCGCGCCCTCGATTCGTTGAGTGATCGGGAGAAGAACCTGCTTCGTCAACACGTCGTCGACGAGTTGTCGATTGACGACCTCGGCCGCCTCTATCAAGTTCACCGAGCGACGGCGGCGCGTTGGCTGGCCTCGGCGCGCGAGACGCTCCTCATGCGAACGCGCAGCTATTTTGCGGCGGCGGCCCGCGTGTCGAACGAGGAGTGCGAGAGTGTCTTGCGCATGGTGCAAAGCCAACTCGACGCGACCATTCGTCGCCGCCTCGAAGGCTCGGGCTAG
- a CDS encoding protein kinase, which produces MRCPSEAEVLAFVDGSLSGPDRAELERHIADCEDCRILVSALAKQESGTGFAQTSPADDVADVVNADVANATGPVRRGDVLAEKYVVERVLGVGGMGVVVAAHHRDLAQRVALKFLLPAAFEAPGSRARFLREARAAASIKSEHVARVMDVGTLESGVPYLVMKYLEGRDLGTVLRKDGPLAPALAVDYVLQASEAIAEAHALGIVHRDLKPANLFRTERADGTALIKVLDFGISKAEGGSQDTLTTASSVMGSPRYMSPEQLRSSHDVDARTDIWALGVILYELVTGEPPWKGGSMLEICTAIATEETPPLRAKRKDAPRALELAVEGALQKDLAARTADIAELAAMLRPVASAAGVSAIERIVRLMEQSGRQRPVALKGTESPPRRGAERWALVAGVLLAVGGAFAVWSTRPTSTSTSTPNMTGRSPEGTEERHVDGSVRTLVDLDLDLEHDWTESRRDGGKACRRVR; this is translated from the coding sequence ATGCGCTGCCCCTCGGAAGCCGAAGTCCTTGCCTTCGTGGACGGCTCCCTCTCGGGGCCGGACCGGGCCGAGCTGGAGCGGCACATCGCCGACTGCGAGGACTGCCGCATCCTCGTCTCGGCGCTCGCCAAGCAGGAGAGCGGAACGGGCTTCGCGCAAACGTCACCGGCCGACGACGTAGCCGACGTCGTCAACGCGGACGTGGCCAACGCCACCGGGCCGGTGCGCCGCGGCGACGTGCTGGCGGAGAAGTACGTCGTGGAGCGCGTGCTCGGTGTGGGCGGCATGGGGGTGGTCGTCGCGGCGCACCACCGCGACCTGGCCCAGCGCGTCGCGCTCAAATTCCTCTTGCCGGCCGCCTTCGAGGCGCCGGGTTCACGGGCGAGGTTTCTCAGGGAGGCGCGCGCCGCCGCGAGCATCAAGAGCGAACACGTCGCCCGCGTGATGGACGTGGGCACGCTCGAGAGCGGCGTGCCGTACCTCGTCATGAAATACCTTGAGGGGCGCGACCTCGGCACGGTCTTGCGAAAAGACGGCCCCCTCGCGCCCGCCTTGGCGGTCGACTACGTCCTGCAAGCGTCCGAGGCCATCGCCGAGGCTCACGCGCTCGGCATCGTGCATCGCGATCTGAAGCCCGCGAACCTGTTCCGCACCGAGCGAGCCGACGGGACAGCGCTCATCAAGGTGCTCGACTTCGGGATCTCGAAAGCGGAAGGCGGCTCGCAAGACACGCTGACGACGGCGTCAAGCGTCATGGGCTCGCCGCGCTACATGTCACCGGAGCAGCTTCGAAGCTCTCACGACGTCGATGCGCGCACGGACATTTGGGCGCTTGGCGTCATCTTGTATGAGCTTGTGACCGGCGAGCCTCCTTGGAAGGGCGGGTCGATGCTGGAGATCTGCACGGCCATTGCCACCGAGGAGACACCTCCGCTTCGTGCAAAACGCAAAGATGCGCCGCGCGCGCTGGAGCTCGCCGTTGAGGGCGCGCTCCAGAAAGACCTGGCGGCGCGGACCGCCGACATCGCCGAGTTGGCAGCGATGCTGCGACCGGTGGCGAGCGCGGCCGGTGTGTCCGCCATCGAACGCATCGTGCGCCTCATGGAACAGAGCGGACGCCAGCGGCCGGTCGCGCTCAAGGGCACGGAGAGCCCGCCAAGAAGGGGCGCCGAGCGGTGGGCCTTGGTGGCAGGCGTATTGCTCGCTGTCGGCGGCGCGTTCGCCGTGTGGTCGACCCGACCGACCTCGACCTCGACCTCGACCCCGAACATGACTGGACGGAGTCCCGAAGGGACGGAGGAAAGGCATGTCGACGGGTCCGTTAGGACCCTAGTCGACCTCGACCTCGACCTCGAACATGACTGGACGGAGTCCCGAAGGGACGGAGGAAAGGCATGTCGACGGGTCCGTTAG
- a CDS encoding diguanylate cyclase: MPATDELVAQDLEATPISFRSSTVEEARETERRVVAASPSGGDERATLTVLTGIQAGQVHTLNGECLIGRGGDVDLSVDDQAVSRRHARLSSVDGGYLLEDLGSTNGSFVGGKRVAKSILRPGARIQLGPNLVLRYTLVDGTEEALQRRLFESSTRDALTGAFNRAYLTDRLLSETAYARRHKSELAVLMLDIDGFKSVNDLHGHPAGDAVLKSVADLVHQTVRVEDVVARYGGEEFVVLLRATGALGAVRLAERIRLAAKGRRVPVEGKIVSVTVSVGVAMLSEVSERGGESELVALADARLYRAKVGGRDRVCSTDE, from the coding sequence ATGCCTGCGACCGACGAGCTCGTCGCGCAGGATCTCGAGGCGACCCCCATCTCTTTCCGCTCGTCGACCGTCGAAGAGGCGCGCGAGACGGAGCGGCGCGTGGTGGCGGCCAGCCCCTCCGGCGGCGATGAGCGCGCGACGCTCACGGTGCTCACGGGAATCCAAGCGGGCCAGGTTCACACTCTGAACGGCGAATGCCTGATTGGGCGCGGCGGGGACGTTGACCTGTCCGTGGATGATCAAGCCGTGAGCCGTCGCCACGCGCGCCTCTCCTCGGTCGATGGCGGATACTTGCTCGAGGACCTCGGCTCGACGAACGGCTCGTTCGTCGGGGGCAAGCGCGTCGCCAAGTCGATCCTGCGCCCCGGCGCTCGCATCCAGCTCGGGCCCAACCTGGTCTTGCGCTACACGCTCGTGGATGGCACGGAAGAGGCGCTCCAACGGCGACTCTTTGAGTCCTCGACCCGTGACGCGCTCACCGGCGCCTTCAACCGCGCGTACCTCACCGACCGCCTCCTCTCCGAGACCGCATACGCACGGCGCCACAAGTCAGAGCTCGCGGTCTTGATGCTCGACATCGACGGCTTTAAGTCCGTCAACGATCTCCACGGTCATCCTGCCGGCGATGCGGTCTTGAAGAGCGTCGCCGACCTCGTGCACCAAACTGTGCGCGTCGAGGATGTGGTGGCTCGCTACGGCGGTGAGGAGTTCGTCGTGCTCTTGCGCGCCACGGGAGCTCTGGGCGCCGTCCGACTCGCGGAGCGCATTCGCCTCGCCGCCAAGGGCCGGCGAGTGCCCGTCGAGGGCAAGATCGTCTCGGTGACGGTCAGCGTGGGCGTGGCCATGTTGTCCGAAGTGAGCGAGCGCGGCGGCGAGAGCGAGCTGGTGGCCTTGGCCGACGCGCGACTCTATCGGGCGAAAGTTGGCGGCCGCGACCGCGTTTGCTCGACCGACGAGTAG
- a CDS encoding polyphenol oxidase family protein produces MPPLKSSLLTEAGFPHGFSTREHDLSLTAVGYAATLDAFAKSAGLDAASLRQTRQVHGCVVVDADLPPPSAMPEADALVATGRAAIGVRTADCVPILVADPVKGMRAAIHAGWRGYVAGVVEAAVAALRARGAERLIAAVGPAIGPCCFEVGLDVALQIEKRAGVRLSVPGDPEKALVDLRGGVLRELRAVGVAEVERIEGCTRCDAQRFFSYRRGAEVGRMLAAIGPRSSAA; encoded by the coding sequence ATGCCGCCGCTCAAGAGTTCGCTCCTCACGGAAGCCGGGTTTCCTCATGGTTTTTCGACCCGTGAGCACGACCTCTCGCTCACGGCGGTAGGGTACGCGGCGACCCTCGACGCCTTCGCAAAGAGCGCCGGCCTCGACGCCGCATCCTTGCGACAGACGCGCCAGGTGCATGGGTGCGTCGTCGTCGACGCGGACCTCCCGCCACCCTCCGCCATGCCGGAGGCCGACGCGCTGGTCGCGACGGGACGGGCCGCCATCGGTGTGCGGACGGCCGACTGCGTCCCCATCCTGGTGGCGGATCCCGTGAAGGGGATGCGCGCTGCCATTCATGCCGGCTGGAGGGGGTACGTCGCAGGGGTTGTCGAAGCCGCCGTCGCGGCGCTTCGAGCACGCGGCGCCGAGCGGCTCATCGCGGCCGTGGGCCCGGCCATCGGCCCTTGTTGTTTCGAAGTGGGCCTCGACGTGGCCTTGCAGATCGAGAAGCGCGCGGGCGTGCGGCTCAGCGTCCCCGGTGACCCGGAAAAGGCCCTGGTGGACCTGCGGGGGGGCGTCCTTCGCGAGCTTCGGGCGGTCGGTGTGGCGGAGGTCGAGCGAATCGAAGGCTGCACACGGTGCGATGCGCAGCGCTTTTTTTCGTACCGGCGCGGTGCGGAGGTTGGGCGCATGCTCGCGGCGATTGGGCCGCGGTCATCGGCAGCGTGA
- a CDS encoding serine/threonine protein kinase: MSAGPSRSQDPFIGREILNGQFKILQKIGSGGMGAVYKASQPEMNRMVAVKILHPKLTNRQDLASRFRREARAMSHLSHPNTARVFLYGELEDGSLYIVMEYLEGKNLNQTVRAEGPLSMDRALPILIQTCGALEEAHRAGIIHRDLKPENIFLCQQGGLRDFAKVLDFGLAKVTEREMRPGSVILTQEGMVFGTPEFMSPEQAQGKTLTPASDIYSLAVILFEVLTGKLPFDAKTAMDFLQLHVMGTPIALSQRVPGRTFPPLLDQIMARALAKKPEERFASAAEFGEALSAVRDGRETPVMLPPGASTPPPPDAGRPVAPIAKESRRETGHPRAGARPNSTLKLALIGVACLVVGAVAAVIIMKLAGG; encoded by the coding sequence ATGAGTGCCGGCCCCTCCCGATCCCAGGATCCCTTCATCGGGCGCGAGATCCTGAACGGACAGTTCAAGATCCTCCAGAAGATCGGCAGTGGGGGAATGGGTGCGGTCTACAAGGCCTCCCAGCCGGAAATGAACCGGATGGTGGCGGTGAAGATCCTCCACCCAAAGCTCACCAATCGCCAAGACCTGGCGTCGCGCTTCCGCCGTGAAGCGCGCGCCATGAGTCACCTCTCGCACCCGAACACGGCGCGGGTGTTCCTCTACGGCGAGCTCGAGGACGGCTCGCTCTACATCGTGATGGAATACCTCGAGGGCAAGAACCTCAATCAGACGGTACGCGCCGAAGGTCCGCTCAGCATGGACCGCGCACTTCCGATCTTGATCCAGACCTGCGGGGCCCTCGAAGAGGCTCACCGAGCTGGCATCATCCATCGGGATCTAAAGCCCGAAAACATCTTCTTGTGTCAACAGGGCGGCCTACGCGATTTCGCCAAGGTGCTGGACTTCGGCCTCGCGAAGGTCACGGAGCGGGAGATGCGCCCCGGCTCGGTCATTCTCACGCAGGAGGGCATGGTCTTCGGGACACCGGAGTTCATGAGCCCCGAGCAGGCGCAAGGCAAGACGCTCACGCCGGCCAGTGACATCTACTCGCTCGCCGTCATTCTCTTCGAGGTCCTCACGGGCAAGCTCCCGTTCGACGCGAAGACGGCGATGGACTTCTTGCAACTCCACGTCATGGGCACGCCGATCGCGCTGAGCCAACGAGTGCCGGGACGCACGTTCCCGCCGCTCCTGGACCAGATCATGGCGCGCGCGCTGGCGAAGAAACCCGAGGAGCGTTTCGCCTCCGCGGCCGAGTTCGGAGAAGCGCTCTCGGCGGTCCGCGACGGGCGCGAGACGCCGGTGATGCTGCCGCCGGGCGCGAGCACTCCGCCGCCGCCGGATGCAGGGCGGCCCGTCGCCCCCATCGCGAAAGAGTCGCGTCGCGAGACCGGTCACCCCAGGGCCGGCGCCCGACCGAACTCCACGTTGAAGCTCGCCCTCATCGGCGTCGCGTGCCTCGTCGTAGGAGCCGTCGCCGCCGTCATCATCATGAAGCTCGCGGGCGGCTGA
- a CDS encoding thioesterase family protein, which yields MDATIRELMELYVPFNRFLGMKLDESRPGFVRFRLPFRDEFIGDPLRRALHGGVISTMADVAGGTAVWTKLPDPVRGRVSTIDLRVDYLRPGRGETLVAEAHVVRSGNRVGVADVRLFHEGDAETTIATGKGVYNIKLVRDGA from the coding sequence ATGGATGCGACGATTCGCGAGCTCATGGAGCTCTACGTGCCCTTCAATCGTTTCTTGGGCATGAAGCTCGACGAATCGCGGCCCGGCTTCGTCCGCTTTCGGCTCCCGTTTCGTGACGAGTTCATCGGCGACCCGCTCCGGCGGGCACTCCACGGGGGCGTCATTTCGACGATGGCCGACGTCGCCGGCGGAACCGCCGTTTGGACGAAGCTTCCAGACCCGGTTCGTGGGCGCGTGTCGACCATCGATCTGCGCGTCGACTACTTGAGGCCTGGCCGCGGCGAGACGCTCGTGGCGGAAGCCCACGTGGTCCGCTCGGGCAACCGCGTCGGCGTGGCGGACGTGCGCCTGTTTCACGAGGGCGACGCCGAGACCACGATCGCCACCGGCAAGGGCGTCTACAACATCAAGCTGGTTCGCGACGGCGCGTGA